The sequence AGGTGGTGGTCAGCGAGCCCGACCGCCGCTCACTGTTCGCCCGCTTCGACAGCGCACGCTTCTCGCTCGGCTGGAGCGGGCTGTGGCACGGCCGCGCCGAGCTGGTCGACGCCCGCATCGAAGGCCTGCACCTGGGCATCGCCGCCGGCGCCGACGGCCGGCTCAACATCGACGACCTGCTGACCCGCAAGCCCAAGTCCGACCGCATCGACTGGCAGCCGCGCCGGGTCGACCTGGTCGGCGCCGCGGTCGACTGGCGCGCCGACGGCCAGGTCACCCGGTTCCGCAATCTCGACCTGCACGCGATCGATCCCGAGGGCGAAGCCGGCGCGGTCACCGTGCAGGGCCAGGTGGCGGCGGCCGACTGGGCCGGCGGCCTGCGCATCGACAGCGGGCTGCGCATCGACCGGCCCAGGCTGACCGCGCGGCTCAAGGATTTCCGCCTGGCCGTCAACGCCGCCACGCCGGAATGGCACGAGGGCCGTTTCGAGCTGGCCGGCGACCTGGCCGCCGCGGCCTTGCCCTGGCGCGGCGTGCTGAGCCAGGCGCGCGCCCGCGCCAGCGCCCAGCGCGGCGACCAGCACTGGCAGGCCAATTTCCGCACGCCCGAGCTGCGTGGCGGCGAGGCCGGCCTGTCGACCGGCCGGGTCGACGCCGAATTCGGCATCAAGAGCGCCAGCCTCGAACTGGCCGGCCAGCTGCGGGTCGAGAAACTGGCCGCCGACGCGGCCGGCAGCCTGCTGGCCGATGCGGCGCGGGTGCGCATGCAACTGCTCGACGACGACCAGAACGCCCAGTTCGATTTCGAGAGCCCGCTGCGCATCGAGGGCTGGCGCCGGGTCTCGCTCGAAGGCTTCGCGCTGACCGGCGGCTATCGCCACAAGGCCTTGCCGCGCGGCGCGATCCGGCTCGAACTCGGCGGCCGGGCGGCGCTGGACCTGGAGAAGGAGCGCTTCGACTGGGACAGCCGCGGCCAGCTCGACGGCGCCGAAGTCAGCGCCCAGCTGTCGCTGGAGAATTTCGTCAGCCCCAAGTACGCCTTCGGCCTGGACCTCGCCAAGCTCGACCTGACGCCTTACCTGCCGGTGGCCGACAGCGCGCCGCTGGCCGGCGCGGCCAGCCAGCCGCTCGACTGGGGCTGGCTCGGCGGCGCCAATGCGCGCGGCCAGCTGCGGCTGGGCGAGCTCGACATCGGCCGCTTCCGGGTGTTCAACCTGCAGGCCGGCATCGACGCCGCCAACCGCAAGCTGCGGCTGGAGCCCCTGGCGGCCGACGTCTACGGCGGCCAGCTCAAGGGCCGGCTGCTGCTCGACGCCGGCAAGACGCCGAAGCTGCAGCTGACCCAGACCCTGGCCGGCATGGAGATCGCCGCGCTGATGTCGGACCTGTTCGGCATCGAGCGGCTGGCCGGCCGCGGCACGGTCAACCTCGACGTCGGCGCGCCGGCCACCAGCCTCGACGCGCTGCGGCGCGGCCTGAACGGCCGCATGGACCTGATGCTGACGCGCGGCGCGATCACCGGCTTCGACCTCGGCGAGACGCTGCGCGAATGGCGCGGCAACCTGGCCAAGCTGACCGGCACTACGCTGAAGGCCGATACCGGGCGGCGCATGCGCTTTTCCGACCTCAGCGCCCGCTTCGTGATCAAGGACGGCGTGGCCGAGAGCCGCGACCTGGCGATCCGCGCGCCGTTCGTGACCATGGACGGCGCCGGCCGGCTCGATATCGGCGCCGGCCAGGTCGACTATCTCTTGAACGCGGTGGTGCGCGGCGGCAGCGGCATCCCCGAGCTCGACGCGCTCAAGGGCACCCGCATCCCCTTGCAGATCGGCGGCCCGCTGGCCTCGCCGACCTACCGGGTCGACACCACCGCGCTGCGCGAGAAGCTGGCGGCGCCGGTGGCGGCGTCGACCTCGGCCAAGCCGGCCGCGGCGCCGGCCGAACGCCAGGCCACCGCGCCGCGGCGTTGAAGCGGGCGCCGCGTAGGCGTCTGTATTTTTCTTCTCTGACGACAGCTCCGGTTGCCATTTCGCCGATATGCCGTTTTATGGCCGGGTCCGACGACTCGGCCGATCGATGGACGGAAATGGTCGAAGTTGCTGCGACGAGCGATAGCGAGGCTCCCTCGCGGCGGCGAGGGCGGGGGAGTAGGAATCGATCGGGAAGAGCCGATGCTTGGAGACTCGCAGAAGATGAACGCCCGGCTTTGCCGGGCGTTTTGCTGAGGATTGAGTAGCGCAGGGCGCAGTGAAATCAATCGAGGCTCGTGCAGCCGAGCCGCAGGCTCTCCTGCTGGCGCTGCAGCGCCGCCGTGCGCTGCGCCTGGCTGGCCTTGCGCGATGGCCCGTTGCGGGTCGACTCGCGATCGGGCTGCTTGCCGTCGCTGTTCCAGATCAGCTCGCCGTCGGCCAGCCGCTCGCATTCGACCGCCTTGCCCGAGCGCGGCGAGGCCGTCGCCGTACGGCTGCCCGGCGGCGCCTGCAGCTTGCGCTGCAATTCGACGCTTTCCGCGCTCGGCTTCACCAGTTGCGCTTGCGGCTTGAGCTTGAGCGCATCGGCGCGGGCCTTGTCGGCCAGCGCGTCGTCGGCCCGGGCCTGGCCGAGCGGGGCCAGCGTCAGCGCCAGCAGCATGGGAACGAATCGCATGCGGTTTTCCTCCTGGATCGTTGGGGGAGGGAGTATTCCACGCGACGGCGGGCTGCCCGAAACGGCATGCGACGAACGACGATGTTGCGCTGCAACTTGTCTATACAAATACGGCGGTGTAGTCTGCGCTCCATTCATCGTGCATCCGGCTGGAGCCCCCATGCAGAACCTGACCCTCACCCCCGGCCAGCTGAGCCTGGCCCAACTGCGCCGCATCGAGTCCGGCCGCGTGCGGCTGACGCTCGACCCGGCCGCGTTGCCGGCCATCGCCGCCAGCGCGCGCACCGTCGAGAAGATCGTCGCGCGCGACGCAGCGGCCTACGGCATCAACACCGGCTTCGGCCTGCTGGCCAACACCCGCATCGCCAACGACCAGCTCGAGCAGCTGCAGACCAACCTGGTGCTGTCGCACGCGGTCGGCGTCGGCGAGCCGATGCCGGCGCCGGTGGTGCGCCTCCTGATGGCGCTCAAGCTGTCCAGCCTCGGCCGCGGCTTCTCGGGCGTGCGCCAGGTGGTGATCGACAACCTGATCGCGCTGTTCAACGCCGACGTGCTGCCGCTGATCCCGGTCAAGGGTTCGGTCGGCGCCTCGGGCGACCTGGCGCCGCTGGCGCACATGGCCGCGGTGCTGCTGGGCGTGGGCGAGGTGTTCATCGAGGGCCGCCGCGCCTTGGCCGCCGAGGGCCTGGCCGCGGCCGGCGTCGCGCCGCTGAAGCTGGCGGCCAAGGAAGGCCTGGCGGTGCTCAACGGCACCCAGGCCTCGACCGCGCTGGCGCTGCACAACCTGTTCAAGATCGAAGACCTGTACAACACCGCGCTGGTGTCGGGCGCGCTGTCGGTCGACGCCGCGGCCGGCTCGAGCACGCCGTTCGATCCGCGTATCCATGCGCTGCGCGGCCACGCCGGCCAGATCGACGCCGCGGCCGCCCTGCGCGAGCTGCTCGAAGGCAGCGCGATCCGCGCCTCGCACACCATCTGCCACAAGGTGCAGGACCCGTACTGCCTGCGCTGCCAGCCGCAGGTGATGGGCGCCTGCCTGGACAACATCCGCCATGCCGCGCGGGTGCTGCTGACCGAAGCCAACGGCGTGACCGACAACCCGCTGATCTTCTCCGACACCGAGGAAGTGCTGTCGGGCGGCAATTTCCACGCCGAGCCGGTGGCCATCGTGGCCGACCTGCTGGCCATCGCCGCCAGCGAGATCGGCGCGATTTCGGAGCGCCGCGTCGGCCTCCTGATCGACGCCACGCTGAGCAACGGCCTGCCGCCCTTCCTGGTGCAGAACGGCGGGCTCAACTCGGGCTTCATGATCGCCCACGTCACCGCCGCGGCGCTGGCCAGCGAGAACAAGACCCACGCCCACCCGGCCTCGGTCGACAGCCTGCCGACCAGCGCCAACCAGGAAGACCACGTCTCGATGGCCACCTTCGCCGCGCGCAAGCTCGGCGAGATCGCCGACAACGTGGCCAACATCCTGGCGATCGAACTCCTGGCCGCGGCGCAGGGCGTCGACTTCCGTGCCCCGCTGACGACCAGCGCGCCGCTGGCGCGGGCCCACGCGCTGGTGCGCGAAGGCGCCGCCTTCTACGCCGAGGACCGCTACTTCGCGCCCGACATCGTGGCGGTGGCGGAGCGGGTGAAGGCCGGGCGGTTCGCGGCGCTGGCGCCTTACAAGTTCGAAAGCCGTGAGGCGTAAGGCGTGAGGGGTGAGGTGTACGCGTGGATGGCAC is a genomic window of Chitinimonas koreensis containing:
- the hutH gene encoding histidine ammonia-lyase codes for the protein MQNLTLTPGQLSLAQLRRIESGRVRLTLDPAALPAIAASARTVEKIVARDAAAYGINTGFGLLANTRIANDQLEQLQTNLVLSHAVGVGEPMPAPVVRLLMALKLSSLGRGFSGVRQVVIDNLIALFNADVLPLIPVKGSVGASGDLAPLAHMAAVLLGVGEVFIEGRRALAAEGLAAAGVAPLKLAAKEGLAVLNGTQASTALALHNLFKIEDLYNTALVSGALSVDAAAGSSTPFDPRIHALRGHAGQIDAAAALRELLEGSAIRASHTICHKVQDPYCLRCQPQVMGACLDNIRHAARVLLTEANGVTDNPLIFSDTEEVLSGGNFHAEPVAIVADLLAIAASEIGAISERRVGLLIDATLSNGLPPFLVQNGGLNSGFMIAHVTAAALASENKTHAHPASVDSLPTSANQEDHVSMATFAARKLGEIADNVANILAIELLAAAQGVDFRAPLTTSAPLARAHALVREGAAFYAEDRYFAPDIVAVAERVKAGRFAALAPYKFESREA
- a CDS encoding AsmA family protein; the protein is MFLQSLSPSSRRGVYALAIVLAAVVALPLLDWTSFAQKLSGDATASLGRRVEIGGLRLALLPRPNVTLEEVVVSEPDRRSLFARFDSARFSLGWSGLWHGRAELVDARIEGLHLGIAAGADGRLNIDDLLTRKPKSDRIDWQPRRVDLVGAAVDWRADGQVTRFRNLDLHAIDPEGEAGAVTVQGQVAAADWAGGLRIDSGLRIDRPRLTARLKDFRLAVNAATPEWHEGRFELAGDLAAAALPWRGVLSQARARASAQRGDQHWQANFRTPELRGGEAGLSTGRVDAEFGIKSASLELAGQLRVEKLAADAAGSLLADAARVRMQLLDDDQNAQFDFESPLRIEGWRRVSLEGFALTGGYRHKALPRGAIRLELGGRAALDLEKERFDWDSRGQLDGAEVSAQLSLENFVSPKYAFGLDLAKLDLTPYLPVADSAPLAGAASQPLDWGWLGGANARGQLRLGELDIGRFRVFNLQAGIDAANRKLRLEPLAADVYGGQLKGRLLLDAGKTPKLQLTQTLAGMEIAALMSDLFGIERLAGRGTVNLDVGAPATSLDALRRGLNGRMDLMLTRGAITGFDLGETLREWRGNLAKLTGTTLKADTGRRMRFSDLSARFVIKDGVAESRDLAIRAPFVTMDGAGRLDIGAGQVDYLLNAVVRGGSGIPELDALKGTRIPLQIGGPLASPTYRVDTTALREKLAAPVAASTSAKPAAAPAERQATAPRR